Proteins encoded in a region of the Bernardetia sp. genome:
- a CDS encoding ATP-binding protein, with translation MSIYQKLIDNGVSHLETQIEQEAGRITNMMLLTMTFATFGIGIAFLIFAIPKSILYGILAVLFAGVTGLLLNRLGFFKSSKFIFLMTFNLVGLYISLKINFGDYILFILNPLLIAPFLIFTHKEKVWKYSLIALPMLCYSFLFYTDFTVSTLKKVEIPAELLSIIQINDIITVSFMIVALIQGFVYAINRQQAELKKSIEALEEKNNLIEHQQEELQNQNEELQTSEEELKQNLEELNATQEELRRQKEEVEQAFLQLKTTQKQLIQSEKMASLGQLVANIAHEINTPLGAIRSSAGNISNNFKKNLLELARIAETAPIETSELFIELLEKSSDKLDLLTTREKRKIRFALSDRLEKKGVEEAENYADILVEMGMQTEEDLFIKLLNSTNGERLIDIAFQLSNIIKCNQTIQTATNRAAKIVFALKKFARQDQTDKKTPVNLNESINTTLTLYHNQIKHGIDVYQNFVQTPTFMGYPDELIQVWTNIIHNAIQAMKGKGKLIVSTHNEQDKVLISIEDTGIGIAKEIQGKIFDAFFTTKAIGEGSGLGLDITRKIIEKHNGKIWFETKEGVGTTFFVEIPTNLKNE, from the coding sequence ATGAGTATATATCAAAAACTCATCGATAACGGAGTTTCACATTTAGAAACACAGATAGAACAAGAGGCAGGTCGTATAACAAATATGATGTTGTTAACAATGACCTTTGCTACTTTTGGAATAGGCATAGCATTTCTCATTTTCGCAATTCCCAAAAGTATTCTTTATGGCATATTAGCTGTGCTTTTTGCTGGTGTAACAGGACTTTTACTTAACAGACTAGGTTTCTTTAAGAGTAGTAAGTTCATATTTCTGATGACATTTAATTTGGTAGGTCTTTACATCTCTCTGAAAATCAATTTTGGAGATTATATTCTTTTCATATTAAATCCTTTACTTATTGCTCCTTTTCTTATTTTTACTCATAAAGAAAAAGTATGGAAATATTCATTGATAGCCTTGCCAATGCTATGTTATTCATTTTTATTTTATACAGATTTTACTGTATCTACCTTAAAAAAAGTAGAGATTCCAGCAGAATTATTATCTATCATTCAGATAAACGATATAATTACTGTATCTTTTATGATAGTAGCATTAATACAAGGCTTCGTTTATGCTATCAATAGACAACAGGCAGAATTGAAAAAGAGTATAGAAGCGTTAGAAGAAAAAAATAATCTCATAGAACATCAACAAGAGGAATTACAAAACCAAAACGAAGAACTCCAAACCTCTGAAGAAGAACTCAAACAAAACTTAGAAGAACTCAATGCTACACAAGAAGAGCTACGCAGACAAAAAGAAGAGGTAGAACAAGCCTTTCTACAACTCAAAACTACACAAAAACAGCTTATTCAGTCTGAAAAAATGGCAAGTTTAGGTCAGCTTGTTGCCAATATTGCTCACGAGATAAATACGCCTCTTGGTGCTATTCGCTCTTCGGCAGGTAATATTTCTAATAACTTTAAAAAAAATCTATTAGAACTTGCTAGAATAGCAGAAACTGCCCCCATAGAAACATCAGAGCTATTTATTGAACTTTTAGAAAAATCTAGCGACAAACTTGACCTTCTCACAACAAGGGAAAAAAGAAAAATACGTTTTGCATTATCTGATAGGTTAGAAAAAAAAGGAGTAGAAGAAGCAGAAAATTATGCTGATATACTTGTTGAGATGGGAATGCAAACCGAAGAAGACTTGTTCATCAAGTTACTCAATTCCACCAATGGAGAAAGACTGATTGATATTGCTTTTCAGCTTTCCAATATTATTAAGTGCAATCAAACTATTCAAACAGCCACAAACAGAGCAGCCAAAATTGTCTTTGCACTTAAAAAATTTGCTCGTCAAGACCAAACTGACAAAAAAACACCTGTTAATCTAAATGAAAGCATAAATACCACTCTCACACTTTATCACAACCAAATAAAACATGGCATAGATGTATATCAAAATTTTGTACAAACACCAACGTTTATGGGGTATCCAGACGAACTTATACAGGTTTGGACGAATATCATCCATAATGCCATTCAAGCTATGAAGGGCAAAGGAAAACTAATCGTTTCTACTCATAATGAGCAAGATAAAGTATTAATTTCTATAGAAGATACAGGTATAGGCATTGCGAAAGAAATTCAAGGTAAGATATTTGATGCTTTTTTTACAACTAAAGCCATTGGAGAAGGAAGTGGCTTAGGATTAGATATTACTCGTAAAATTATTGAAAAACATAATGGCAAGATTTGGTTCGAAACCAAAGAAGGAGTCGGAACTACTTTTTTTGTGGAAATACCTACAAACCTAAAGAATGAATGA